A window of the Bacteroidota bacterium genome harbors these coding sequences:
- a CDS encoding TonB-dependent receptor gives MKVFGIRTLRFLFLVILLAVPHMLFSQNLDKKISVKIKDKPLGEAIAQIGKLADINFSFSSQNIPVDRKVSIKARNKPVKEIFADLFTANGIEWTVMEHQVVLKPRKASPQDIIENKTPSIAKFTISGYLKDKTTGEILIGAYAYVKGTSMGTATNAYGYYSLTLPEGEYELVFSLLGYQSISQKLQLKDNIKLTGELEISKTEIKAVVISADDKEQQQKEQQLSQLKLTPRVLNQLPGFAGNVDIIKSLQAVPGIKAYGDGSTLFYVRGGNSDQNLILVDEAPIYNPSHLFGFVSALAPDAIKDVEAYKGDFPASYGGRLSSVIDVRTKDGNMKKFGFGGNIGPYTSDLSLEGPFKKDKCSFFVSGRRANLNWLNPTKSADRTFTINFFDVNARINLKLNDNNRFFLSAYGGNDDYSRLTTGAVQTFGISWNNILGTFRWNHIFNNKLFSNTTVCYSRYNYYMYISKEQNNYWNSSIANTTFKSDFSWFANPQNTFKAGIDISSHASNPGNVFFSDTETQRHVAAVAKYNSMEYDLYLCNEQQIGGRITLRYGLRLPVWQNLGPTTYYIFNTNYEVFDTVDVAKNKVYATFFNPEPRISMRYAISEKSSIKASYNRTAQYLQVLSNSVSPFTSLEVWVPSGPNIKPQLADQFALGWFSSVFKSKFNFSVEGFYKYFYNQIDYKDHANMLYNPLIEGELRFGKGYSYGLELMLRKPEGRLTGWLGYTWSRTFKLIEGMNGNEPYPASYDRPHDFCANISYNTRKRWSFSANWIYLSGGAITTPVGFYYFNGYSIPVYGAKNNDRLPAYHRMDIAVTYRLSKPERKYQHRLMLTLYNAYGRKNPISINFNKIIDDNGNFVVPANKNGNNELVPTSISVAGIIPSLNYCFKF, from the coding sequence ATGAAAGTATTCGGGATACGCACGTTGAGATTCCTGTTTCTCGTTATTTTACTGGCTGTTCCGCACATGCTGTTTTCGCAGAATCTTGATAAAAAGATTTCGGTAAAAATAAAAGACAAGCCTTTGGGCGAAGCCATTGCACAAATTGGAAAACTTGCAGACATCAATTTTTCTTTCAGTTCCCAAAACATTCCTGTTGACAGAAAAGTGAGTATCAAAGCCCGTAACAAACCGGTTAAAGAAATCTTTGCTGACCTCTTTACAGCTAACGGAATTGAATGGACTGTAATGGAGCATCAGGTGGTACTCAAGCCTCGCAAAGCAAGTCCTCAGGATATTATTGAGAATAAAACGCCGTCAATTGCGAAATTTACCATCAGCGGCTACCTTAAAGATAAAACGACCGGTGAAATTCTGATAGGTGCATACGCCTACGTAAAAGGCACAAGCATGGGCACAGCTACCAACGCTTACGGCTATTATTCTCTCACACTGCCTGAAGGAGAATACGAATTGGTGTTTTCCCTTTTGGGATATCAGAGCATTTCACAAAAGCTGCAGCTTAAAGACAATATTAAACTCACAGGCGAACTGGAAATTTCAAAGACAGAAATAAAAGCCGTTGTAATCAGCGCCGATGATAAAGAACAGCAACAAAAGGAACAACAGCTTAGCCAGCTTAAGCTCACACCGCGCGTACTGAATCAGCTTCCGGGTTTTGCGGGAAATGTTGACATTATTAAATCATTGCAGGCCGTTCCCGGGATAAAAGCATACGGCGACGGTTCAACCCTGTTTTACGTGCGCGGCGGAAACAGCGACCAGAATCTGATACTTGTTGATGAAGCGCCTATTTATAATCCGTCCCATCTTTTTGGTTTTGTATCCGCGCTGGCACCCGACGCCATTAAAGATGTGGAAGCATACAAGGGCGATTTCCCGGCAAGCTATGGCGGCCGGCTCTCCTCGGTTATTGATGTAAGAACAAAAGACGGCAACATGAAAAAGTTCGGGTTTGGCGGCAATATCGGACCCTATACTTCCGATCTTTCTCTTGAAGGTCCTTTTAAAAAAGACAAATGCTCCTTTTTTGTTTCAGGTCGCAGAGCAAATCTCAACTGGCTGAATCCGACTAAAAGCGCTGACAGAACTTTTACGATAAATTTCTTTGACGTCAATGCCCGCATAAATTTGAAGCTGAATGACAACAACCGCTTTTTTCTTTCGGCTTATGGCGGCAATGATGATTACAGCAGACTTACCACAGGTGCCGTACAGACTTTTGGCATCAGCTGGAACAATATACTCGGGACGTTCAGGTGGAATCATATTTTTAATAATAAATTATTTTCGAACACCACAGTTTGTTACAGCCGTTACAATTACTACATGTACATCTCGAAAGAACAAAATAATTATTGGAATTCATCCATCGCCAACACCACTTTCAAATCCGATTTTTCGTGGTTCGCAAATCCGCAGAATACTTTCAAGGCAGGAATTGACATCAGCTCACATGCATCGAATCCGGGCAACGTATTTTTTTCTGATACGGAAACACAGCGCCATGTAGCAGCGGTTGCAAAATACAACTCAATGGAATACGATTTGTATCTCTGCAATGAACAACAGATTGGTGGCAGAATAACTCTGAGGTACGGACTGCGATTGCCTGTGTGGCAAAATTTGGGACCTACTACCTACTATATTTTCAATACTAATTATGAAGTGTTTGATACCGTGGATGTAGCAAAAAACAAGGTGTACGCTACATTTTTCAATCCGGAGCCGCGCATCAGCATGCGATATGCAATCAGTGAAAAATCGTCTATCAAAGCCAGCTACAATCGCACAGCACAATACCTTCAGGTACTTTCAAACTCGGTAAGTCCATTCACCTCACTTGAAGTTTGGGTACCCTCAGGCCCCAATATAAAGCCACAGCTTGCCGATCAATTCGCTCTGGGATGGTTCAGCAGCGTATTCAAATCGAAATTCAATTTTTCCGTTGAAGGATTTTATAAATACTTCTACAATCAGATTGATTATAAAGATCATGCGAACATGCTCTACAACCCTTTGATAGAAGGAGAATTAAGATTCGGGAAAGGATATTCTTACGGTTTAGAATTGATGCTCCGCAAGCCGGAAGGCCGACTTACCGGATGGTTGGGCTACACCTGGTCAAGAACATTCAAACTTATTGAAGGTATGAATGGAAACGAACCATATCCCGCGTCTTACGATCGTCCTCATGATTTTTGTGCGAACATTTCTTATAACACCCGAAAACGCTGGTCATTCAGCGCAAACTGGATTTACCTGAGCGGCGGTGCCATCACTACTCCCGTTGGCTTTTATTATTTTAACGGTTATTCAATACCTGTTTACGGTGCGAAAAATAATGACAGACTGCCTGCTTATCACCGAATGGATATTGCCGTGACTTACAGATTGAGCAAGCCTGAACGCAAATACCAGCACCGCCTTATGCTTACACTTTATAATGCATACGGAAGAAAAAATCCTATTTCCATTAATTTCAATAAAATCATTGACGACAACGGAAATTTTGTTGTGCCCGCTAACAAGAATGGAAATAATGAATTGGTGCCAACAAGTATTTCGGTTGCCGGAATCATACCATCATTAAATTACTGTTTTAAATTCTGA
- a CDS encoding DUF4249 family protein, giving the protein MRKILFIAVILIIAGCEKQTTWDLQQEPLKLVVVDAILTDEVKTQTVKLTKTVSQLNENPLPLSGATVRLSDGDSSFILTEKPVGSGLYCTKKNFAATSAKTYSLLISADDGIYTAKAKMIQGSAFAPLRYSKNKNNQLYHIDWIANTYNAEKSAMFEIIIDWSKLPAYSGTDSSLCTAKLFYYTLTTLDVSEIFAPELEKISFPAGSIISESRYSLSPDFETYLRAMLSETNWRGGLFDSAPASVPTNLSEGATGFFAACAVTKLSMTVTP; this is encoded by the coding sequence ATGAGAAAAATATTGTTCATAGCGGTTATTCTAATCATTGCGGGATGCGAAAAGCAAACAACATGGGACTTACAGCAGGAACCGCTGAAGCTGGTTGTTGTTGATGCCATCCTCACAGACGAAGTAAAAACACAAACCGTTAAACTCACAAAAACGGTTTCTCAGTTAAATGAAAATCCCCTACCGTTATCAGGTGCAACCGTAAGATTAAGCGATGGCGACTCATCCTTTATACTTACTGAAAAGCCCGTCGGAAGCGGGCTGTATTGCACGAAGAAAAATTTCGCTGCTACAAGTGCGAAAACCTACTCTCTTCTGATATCGGCTGATGATGGGATTTACACCGCCAAAGCGAAGATGATACAGGGTTCAGCTTTCGCACCTTTGAGGTATTCTAAAAATAAAAACAACCAGCTCTATCATATCGACTGGATAGCGAATACTTACAACGCAGAGAAGTCTGCCATGTTTGAAATAATAATAGATTGGTCGAAATTGCCGGCTTATAGCGGAACCGATTCCTCGCTGTGTACTGCAAAACTCTTTTACTATACGCTTACAACCCTTGATGTGAGCGAAATATTTGCTCCCGAACTCGAAAAGATTTCCTTTCCGGCAGGCAGCATTATCAGCGAAAGCAGGTATTCTCTTAGTCCGGATTTTGAAACTTACCTACGCGCCATGCTTTCAGAAACCAACTGGCGTGGCGGTTTATTTGACTCGGCACCTGCCAGTGTTCCCACCAATTTGAGCGAAGGAGCAACCGGCTTTTTTGCAGCATGTGCAGTTACAAAACTATCAATGACAGTAACACCGTAA
- a CDS encoding CBS domain-containing protein, whose protein sequence is MLTVKKILEAKSSRVYAVTPENTVYEALQLMSVKDIGAVVVLNGETLSGIFSERDYARKIVLKGLLSKDTKVAEVMTSDVISVDAEMNIFECMELMSEKRIRHLPVVEGDKVTGMITIGDVVNAIIKSQATEINSLRNYISGGAYGG, encoded by the coding sequence ATGTTAACAGTTAAGAAAATTCTTGAGGCTAAGAGCAGCCGGGTTTATGCAGTTACCCCCGAAAATACTGTCTATGAAGCACTGCAGCTTATGTCTGTTAAAGATATTGGTGCCGTAGTGGTTTTAAACGGTGAGACACTATCCGGAATCTTTTCCGAGCGCGACTATGCCCGTAAAATTGTGTTGAAGGGATTGCTTTCTAAAGACACGAAAGTAGCTGAGGTAATGACGTCAGACGTTATCTCGGTTGATGCAGAAATGAATATTTTTGAATGCATGGAACTGATGTCTGAGAAACGTATCAGGCACTTGCCTGTTGTGGAAGGAGATAAAGTTACCGGTATGATAACTATTGGAGATGTGGTGAACGCGATTATTAAGTCGCAGGCTACTGAAATTAATAGTTTACGCAATTACATCAGTGGCGGCGCATATGGTGGCTGA